The following coding sequences lie in one Calidithermus timidus DSM 17022 genomic window:
- a CDS encoding YibE/F family protein, producing MRFLALLLLFTLPVLAQSSPAPAPQPGEVGESSYLEGRIEALAGGKAVVRLRDGSVVSAELPVEEIGPGASTPRLPNWVRVGAQVVLYRTTVTNSQGQQQTFITVTEPLRIPYLLILLGIFCVSALVFGRGRGLRGLLGTAISLLALVFYVVPQINAGVNPLLVTFVGAFGILIFSIYLVHGVNRKTTAALIGTSLATLLALALAALFTRLLGFTGLVSEEAFYAYRSIQGLDLVSLYLASVVIGALGAMNDVTVTQAAVVQALLQANPRYGVRELYRRAMSVGFDHIGSLVNTLVLAYSAGLLPAMLLIQQNATPVRYLLNLEVFAAEIVSMLVGSSGLILAVPLTTLIAAYLLRGLGAYAHIERRWPDPAGRRLGERDTSWALPKEDPEDG from the coding sequence ATCCGTTTCCTGGCCCTGCTCCTGCTCTTTACCCTGCCGGTCCTGGCCCAATCCAGCCCCGCCCCCGCCCCACAACCGGGCGAGGTGGGCGAGTCGAGCTACCTCGAGGGCCGCATCGAGGCGCTGGCCGGGGGCAAGGCCGTGGTGCGCTTGCGCGATGGGAGCGTGGTGAGCGCCGAGCTGCCCGTAGAGGAGATCGGCCCCGGGGCGAGCACTCCCAGGCTACCCAACTGGGTGCGGGTGGGAGCACAGGTGGTGCTCTACCGCACCACCGTGACCAACTCCCAGGGCCAGCAGCAGACCTTCATCACCGTCACCGAACCCTTGCGGATTCCCTACCTACTGATCTTGCTGGGCATTTTCTGTGTCTCGGCGCTGGTCTTCGGCAGGGGGCGGGGCTTGCGGGGGCTGCTGGGCACTGCCATCAGCCTGCTGGCCTTGGTCTTCTACGTGGTGCCGCAGATCAACGCGGGTGTAAACCCTCTGCTGGTGACCTTTGTGGGGGCCTTCGGCATCCTGATCTTCTCGATTTACCTGGTCCACGGGGTCAATCGCAAGACCACGGCTGCCCTGATCGGTACGTCCCTGGCAACGCTGCTGGCGCTGGCGCTGGCCGCGCTGTTCACGCGGCTGCTGGGCTTCACCGGCCTGGTTTCCGAGGAAGCGTTCTACGCCTATCGCAGCATCCAAGGCCTCGACCTGGTCTCGCTCTACCTCGCGAGCGTGGTCATCGGGGCACTGGGAGCCATGAACGACGTGACCGTGACCCAGGCGGCGGTGGTGCAGGCCCTGCTCCAGGCCAACCCCCGCTACGGGGTGAGGGAGCTCTACCGCCGGGCCATGTCGGTAGGCTTCGATCACATCGGCTCGTTGGTGAACACGCTGGTGCTGGCCTACAGCGCCGGGCTGCTGCCTGCCATGCTGCTGATCCAGCAGAACGCAACCCCGGTGCGCTACCTGCTCAACCTCGAGGTCTTCGCCGCCGAGATCGTGAGCATGCTGGTAGGTTCCAGCGGCCTGATCCTGGCCGTTCCCCTCACCACCCTGATCGCCGCCTACCTGCTGCGCGGCCTGGGGGCCTACGCCCACATCGAGCGTCGCTGGCCTGACCCTGCCGGGCGCAGGCTGGGCGAACGGGATACCTCATGGGCCTTGCCGAAGGAAGACCCAGAGGATGGGTAA
- a CDS encoding SMP-30/gluconolactonase/LRE family protein, producing MKRSNVTVSAAVLLVGIASGMLLAQQQAPQPFFVGNPLGLPIIPAADGSFAPMSSNVKVYGAIYSAESCSYDATRGLIVVPNRGVPQTVQTNNAWVSFINHDGSVHTARWIGIQTPEQRANLTPPLILNEPFGSDIAGGMLYLADRDGGTNPNDPSVAVIRRFDMRTGRPSGEIKVTGSPWFNDIAVAADGTIYATNTGVGGQNPDPTTWQVWKITPDGNASILIQGAPLRQPNGIALDPQGNIVVVNIGDNAVLTFSPTGQLLKTENAAQPGSDGLVIMPDGTKYVSSVTQGGVSRIRPGSPAELIAQNIPNPASMCYDSGANQLVIPMNLNNGLAFIRLN from the coding sequence ATGAAACGAAGCAACGTGACGGTTAGCGCTGCGGTGCTGTTGGTTGGGATCGCCTCGGGCATGTTGCTGGCGCAGCAGCAAGCGCCCCAGCCCTTCTTTGTGGGCAACCCCCTCGGTCTGCCGATCATCCCGGCTGCCGATGGAAGCTTCGCGCCGATGTCCTCGAACGTGAAGGTGTACGGCGCCATCTACTCTGCCGAGAGCTGCTCCTACGACGCTACCCGCGGCCTCATCGTCGTGCCCAACCGCGGTGTGCCGCAGACCGTGCAAACCAACAACGCCTGGGTGTCGTTCATCAACCACGACGGATCCGTCCACACGGCGCGGTGGATCGGCATTCAAACCCCTGAGCAGCGGGCCAACCTGACCCCACCGCTCATCCTGAACGAGCCTTTTGGCAGCGACATCGCGGGGGGAATGCTCTATCTGGCCGACCGTGACGGCGGAACAAACCCCAATGACCCCTCCGTAGCGGTCATTCGCCGCTTCGACATGAGGACCGGTAGGCCCTCGGGCGAGATCAAGGTGACCGGTTCTCCCTGGTTCAACGACATCGCGGTCGCTGCCGACGGCACCATCTATGCCACCAACACCGGCGTCGGCGGCCAAAACCCGGATCCGACGACCTGGCAGGTGTGGAAGATAACCCCCGACGGCAACGCCTCGATTTTGATCCAGGGCGCTCCGCTGCGCCAGCCCAACGGCATCGCCCTCGACCCGCAGGGAAACATCGTCGTGGTCAACATCGGCGACAATGCAGTGCTGACCTTTTCTCCGACTGGCCAGTTGCTCAAGACCGAGAACGCCGCACAGCCGGGCAGCGACGGCCTGGTGATCATGCCGGACGGTACCAAGTACGTCAGCAGCGTCACGCAAGGCGGCGTTTCCCGCATCCGTCCCGGCAGCCCCGCCGAACTCATCGCCCAGAACATCCCCAACCCCGCATCCATGTGCTACGACTCCGGGGCAAACCAACTGGTGATCCCCATGAACCTCAACAACGGACTGGCCTTCATACGGCTGAATTAG